A single Alcanivorax borkumensis SK2 DNA region contains:
- a CDS encoding ABC transporter ATP-binding protein → MRVDAVVSIKNLHKTYQSGFQALKGVDLDIRAGEIFALLGPNGAGKTTLISIICGIVNPSSGTVRAAGHDIISEFRAARSAIGLVPQEISTDAFETVWATVSFSRGLFGKPRNDAHIEKVLKALSLWDKKDSKIITLSGGMKRRVMIAKALSHEPRILFLDEPTAGVDVELRREMWEMVRQLREQGVTIILTTHYIEEAEEMADRVGIISKGEIILVDEKSRLMEKLGRKQLIVHLSEPLTAVPDVLAGQELALADEGFSLVYSYDANQENTGIAELLRHLNEQGIDFKDLHSRQSSLEDIFVDLVHNGKPGASPVSNGATSEKPNVPGDEK, encoded by the coding sequence ATGCGTGTGGATGCAGTGGTTTCGATCAAGAACCTGCACAAGACTTATCAATCCGGGTTTCAGGCGCTCAAAGGCGTGGATCTGGATATTCGCGCTGGCGAGATCTTTGCCTTGCTGGGGCCCAATGGTGCGGGCAAAACCACGCTGATCAGTATTATTTGCGGTATTGTTAATCCTTCTTCGGGTACGGTGCGGGCCGCAGGCCATGACATCATTTCCGAATTTCGTGCCGCAAGAAGTGCCATTGGGTTGGTGCCTCAGGAAATTTCCACGGATGCCTTCGAAACAGTTTGGGCAACGGTGAGTTTTAGTCGTGGCCTTTTTGGAAAACCGCGCAATGATGCCCATATCGAAAAAGTGTTAAAGGCATTGTCTCTGTGGGACAAGAAAGACAGCAAGATCATCACGTTGTCCGGTGGCATGAAACGTCGGGTGATGATAGCCAAGGCGCTGTCCCATGAACCCAGAATTTTGTTTCTTGATGAGCCCACCGCGGGCGTGGACGTGGAGTTGCGACGTGAAATGTGGGAAATGGTACGTCAGCTTCGTGAGCAAGGAGTCACTATCATCCTGACTACCCACTACATTGAAGAGGCCGAGGAAATGGCCGACCGAGTGGGGATTATCAGCAAGGGTGAAATTATTCTAGTGGATGAAAAATCGCGCCTGATGGAGAAGCTAGGCCGCAAACAGCTGATCGTGCATCTGTCTGAGCCATTGACGGCAGTGCCGGATGTGTTGGCAGGGCAGGAACTGGCGTTGGCCGATGAAGGCTTCTCACTGGTGTATAGCTACGATGCCAACCAGGAAAACACCGGCATTGCCGAACTGCTACGTCACCTGAACGAGCAGGGTATCGATTTCAAAGACCTGCACTCACGACAAAGTTCGCTGGAAGATATTTTTGTGGATCTAGTTCATAACGGTAAGCCTGGCGCTAGCCCGGTTTCGAATGGAGCCACCAGTGAAAAACCCAATGTACCGGGGGATGAAAAATGA
- a CDS encoding ABC transporter permease, with protein MNIHSIRAIYKFEMARTWRTLMQSVASPVISTSLYFVVFGSAIGSRMVEIDGVSYGAFIIPGLIMLSLMTQSISNASFGIYMPTFSGTIYEVLSAPVSYVEIVIGYVGAAATKSTILGLLILLTARLFVDYDVQHPLLMISFLLLTAVTFSLFGFVIGVWADTFEKLQIIPLMIITPLTFLGGSFYSIDMLPPVWQTVTLFNPVVYLISGFRYSFFGVADVHIGVSLGMTLFFLTLCMGLVWWIFKTGYKLKS; from the coding sequence ATGAATATTCACTCCATTCGCGCGATTTACAAATTCGAGATGGCGCGAACCTGGCGTACTCTGATGCAGAGTGTTGCATCACCAGTGATCTCCACATCGTTGTATTTTGTGGTGTTCGGGTCCGCCATCGGTTCACGTATGGTCGAGATTGATGGTGTTAGTTATGGCGCGTTTATTATTCCTGGGCTGATCATGTTGTCTCTGATGACGCAGAGTATTTCCAACGCGTCTTTTGGTATATACATGCCCACCTTTTCCGGCACCATTTATGAAGTGTTATCTGCTCCTGTGTCCTATGTGGAGATTGTGATCGGCTATGTGGGGGCTGCGGCTACCAAGTCGACGATTCTGGGGTTGCTTATTCTTCTTACCGCTCGATTATTTGTGGATTATGACGTGCAACATCCACTTTTAATGATCAGTTTTCTGTTGCTTACGGCAGTGACGTTCAGTTTGTTTGGCTTTGTTATCGGGGTGTGGGCAGATACGTTTGAGAAGTTGCAGATCATTCCTTTGATGATTATTACACCGCTGACCTTCCTGGGGGGCAGTTTCTATTCCATCGATATGTTGCCGCCGGTCTGGCAGACGGTGACTTTGTTCAATCCGGTTGTCTATTTGATTAGTGGATTCCGTTACAGCTTTTTCGGCGTCGCCGATGTACACATTGGTGTTAGCTTGGGTATGACGTTGTTTTTCCTGACCCTGTGCATGGGGCTGGTGTGGTGGATTTTCAAAACCGGTTATAAATTGAAGAGCTAA
- a CDS encoding bestrophin family protein, with protein MIVRERPNAIALLLALRGSVVPEILPHIAFVALFSVAVAALSHYQLIGLQSLTIMPVTLLGIVLSILLGFRNNASYDRWWEARKQWGQMVNEIRSLARVSGALLGEDAPARRAILMRALAYAHALKGQLREENVGEDLLAWVSREDCDLALATANPADAFIAQAGSLLGEQYRQGSLDSMGLRMLDERLAALSKVQAASERIATTPLPFAYTLLVHRTAYVYCYLLPFVLTGSMGWVSPILTAVVAYTFFGIDRLSEHLETPFGRAPNDLPLDALCRIHEISVADALGDVAPAPLPVKNFQLQ; from the coding sequence ATGATCGTTCGAGAGCGTCCTAACGCTATTGCCCTATTGCTTGCCCTGCGAGGCTCGGTAGTGCCGGAAATTTTGCCGCATATTGCCTTTGTTGCGTTGTTTTCCGTGGCGGTTGCAGCGCTTAGCCACTATCAGCTGATTGGTTTGCAAAGTCTGACTATCATGCCGGTGACCCTGCTTGGAATCGTTTTGTCGATTCTGCTTGGTTTTCGCAACAATGCCTCTTATGACCGGTGGTGGGAAGCCAGGAAGCAGTGGGGGCAGATGGTTAATGAAATACGCAGCCTGGCTCGGGTTAGCGGTGCGCTGCTAGGGGAAGATGCGCCTGCCCGGCGAGCTATACTGATGAGGGCCCTTGCCTATGCCCACGCCCTGAAAGGGCAGCTACGGGAAGAAAATGTTGGCGAGGATTTGTTGGCCTGGGTGTCGCGTGAAGACTGTGATCTAGCATTGGCAACCGCGAATCCCGCCGATGCCTTTATCGCACAGGCTGGCAGCCTGCTGGGTGAGCAGTATCGTCAGGGCTCGTTGGATAGTATGGGTTTGAGGATGCTTGATGAGCGTTTGGCCGCGCTGAGTAAGGTTCAGGCTGCCAGCGAACGAATTGCGACTACGCCTCTGCCGTTTGCCTATACCTTGTTGGTTCACCGTACAGCCTATGTCTATTGCTACCTGTTGCCTTTCGTATTGACTGGAAGCATGGGATGGGTGTCACCCATTCTCACCGCCGTCGTAGCCTATACCTTCTTCGGTATTGATCGCCTTTCTGAGCACCTAGAAACCCCGTTCGGGCGTGCCCCTAATGACCTGCCGTTGGATGCCTTGTGTCGTATCCATGAGATTTCCGTTGCGGACGCGTTGGGGGATGTTGCACCCGCGCCCTTACCGGTAAAGAACTTTCAGCTCCAGTAA
- a CDS encoding saccharopine dehydrogenase family protein, which produces MSDSQFDVVVFGASSFVGQILCQYLFDTYGANGELKWAAAGRSQNKLKRVKASLGDGASTLPLIIANANDADSLDALCAQTRVVVSTVGPYALYGEPMIKACVNSGTDYCDLTGEAQWIAEMLEKYETTAKKNGARIVHCCGFDSIPSDMGVYFLQQQSQARFNAPASTVHMRVKVAKGGVSGGTVASMMNIAEEAGKDPALRKKLADPYLLCPPDHGFKSRQNSIGLASYDNDFNAWVGPFVMDAINSRVVHRSNALSGKAYSDHFIYSEAMLTGNDMGGRMKALGIGVGTGLFFVAAAVKPTRWVLNTFVMPQPGEGPSPEAQKAGFYDIRFVGHTDNSETLKVKVTGDADPGYGSTAKLLGQAAACLAQDVAEDAPGGFWTTATLLGEPLLKRLQDNAGMTFTVID; this is translated from the coding sequence ATGAGCGATTCACAATTTGATGTGGTGGTCTTCGGTGCCTCCAGCTTCGTTGGCCAGATTCTCTGCCAATACCTCTTTGACACCTACGGGGCCAATGGTGAATTGAAGTGGGCAGCCGCCGGACGCTCGCAGAACAAGCTGAAACGAGTAAAAGCCTCTCTCGGCGACGGCGCCAGCACCCTCCCCTTGATCATCGCCAATGCCAACGACGCCGACAGCCTAGACGCCCTCTGCGCGCAAACTCGCGTAGTGGTTTCAACGGTGGGGCCCTACGCCTTGTATGGCGAGCCCATGATCAAGGCCTGTGTCAACAGCGGTACTGATTACTGCGACCTCACAGGGGAAGCCCAGTGGATAGCGGAAATGCTAGAAAAATACGAAACCACCGCCAAGAAAAATGGCGCACGTATCGTGCACTGCTGCGGATTCGATTCCATTCCCTCTGACATGGGGGTCTACTTTCTCCAACAGCAATCTCAAGCGCGCTTTAACGCCCCCGCCAGCACTGTGCACATGCGGGTAAAGGTCGCCAAGGGTGGTGTATCCGGCGGCACCGTCGCTAGCATGATGAATATTGCAGAAGAAGCAGGCAAAGACCCGGCTCTGCGCAAGAAATTGGCCGACCCGTACCTGCTCTGCCCTCCGGACCACGGCTTCAAGAGCCGCCAGAACAGCATCGGACTGGCCAGTTACGATAACGATTTCAACGCCTGGGTTGGCCCTTTTGTGATGGATGCCATTAACAGCCGCGTGGTGCATCGCTCCAACGCCTTGAGTGGCAAGGCCTACTCCGATCACTTCATCTATAGCGAGGCCATGCTCACTGGCAATGACATGGGCGGGCGCATGAAAGCACTGGGTATCGGCGTCGGCACCGGCCTGTTCTTTGTCGCCGCCGCGGTCAAGCCCACCCGCTGGGTGCTAAACACATTTGTAATGCCGCAACCCGGCGAGGGGCCCAGCCCAGAAGCACAAAAAGCCGGCTTCTATGACATCCGTTTTGTTGGCCACACCGACAACAGCGAAACCCTGAAAGTAAAAGTCACCGGCGATGCGGACCCCGGTTACGGCTCCACGGCCAAACTGCTTGGGCAAGCCGCCGCCTGCCTGGCACAAGACGTGGCAGAAGACGCCCCCGGCGGCTTCTGGACAACAGCCACTCTGCTTGGCGAGCCCTTACTGAAACGACTACAGGATAATGCCGGCATGACCTTCACCGTCATCGACTGA